In Chitinophaga nivalis, a single genomic region encodes these proteins:
- the ureB gene encoding urease subunit beta: protein MIPGEIILKREDIICNAKKNTARIEVKNTGDRPIQVGSHFHFFEVNKALDFDRNKAFGMRLNIPASTAVRFEPGEKKMVILVEFGGKKNIHGFNNLTNGNVTSNTVKTEAIARAKKNNFKGAK, encoded by the coding sequence ATGATACCTGGAGAAATCATTCTGAAAAGAGAAGATATTATCTGTAATGCAAAAAAGAATACTGCCAGAATAGAAGTAAAAAACACCGGTGACCGCCCTATTCAGGTGGGCTCCCACTTCCACTTTTTTGAAGTAAACAAAGCGCTTGATTTCGACAGAAACAAGGCATTCGGCATGCGACTTAACATCCCGGCCAGTACAGCGGTGCGCTTTGAGCCCGGAGAAAAAAAGATGGTAATTCTGGTTGAATTTGGCGGCAAAAAAAATATCCATGGTTTCAACAACCTGACCAATGGTAATGTCACCAGCAATACGGTTAAAACGGAAGCGATAGCCAGAGCGAAGAAGAACAATTTCAAAGGCGCCAAATAA
- the ureA gene encoding urease subunit gamma — protein sequence MHLTTREIEKLLLHQAGELAAKRLKRGVKLNYPECIAYISSEIMEQARDGKKSVAELMEWGTKLLTRSQVMEGVPEMIHDIQIEALFPDGNKLVTVHDPIR from the coding sequence ATGCATCTAACCACCCGGGAAATTGAGAAGCTGTTGTTACACCAGGCAGGAGAGCTTGCTGCCAAACGGCTTAAACGTGGGGTGAAATTAAACTACCCGGAATGTATTGCCTACATCTCCAGTGAAATTATGGAACAGGCCAGGGATGGTAAAAAATCGGTGGCAGAACTAATGGAATGGGGCACAAAGCTGTTGACCAGAAGTCAGGTGATGGAAGGCGTTCCGGAAATGATCCACGATATCCAGATTGAAGCGTTGTTTCCGGATGGCAACAAACTGGTCACTGTCCATGACCCCATCCGATAA
- the hypB gene encoding hydrogenase nickel incorporation protein HypB — MIDTKPKSNRMPAGSVQCDNTTLNLLKANDFVAKAIKDKVPDVLILNICSSPGSGKTTLLQETGRRLQDKLKIAVLVGDPETERDAVRLRDVGINALQIVTGGMCHIEAQMIYQALDHIDLTEVDLLIIENVGNLVCPSAFDLGEDYRVTLLASTEGDDKPKKYPRMFLTSELMVVSKADLLPYVPFSVEAAIKDAREVNPDLSAMQVSTLTGEGIDEWCNWLEEKVKEKKARKQ; from the coding sequence ATGATTGATACTAAACCTAAAAGCAACAGAATGCCGGCCGGTTCCGTGCAGTGTGACAATACCACTTTGAACCTGTTAAAGGCCAACGATTTTGTTGCCAAAGCAATTAAAGATAAAGTGCCGGATGTATTGATCCTCAATATATGTTCTTCTCCGGGCAGTGGTAAAACCACCTTACTGCAGGAAACCGGCAGACGCCTGCAGGATAAATTAAAAATTGCCGTACTGGTAGGTGATCCTGAAACAGAAAGGGATGCGGTGCGGTTACGGGATGTGGGCATCAATGCCTTACAGATCGTTACCGGCGGTATGTGTCATATAGAAGCGCAGATGATATACCAGGCGCTGGACCATATAGACCTGACGGAGGTAGACCTGCTGATTATTGAAAACGTAGGTAATCTCGTTTGTCCGTCGGCGTTTGACCTGGGCGAAGATTATCGGGTAACCTTACTGGCATCTACCGAAGGAGATGATAAACCTAAAAAATATCCGCGGATGTTTTTAACCAGCGAATTGATGGTGGTATCAAAAGCGGATCTCCTCCCCTACGTTCCGTTCTCCGTAGAAGCTGCCATTAAAGATGCCCGGGAAGTAAATCCTGATCTTTCGGCGATGCAGGTGAGCACCTTAACCGGAGAAGGTATTGATGAATGGTGCAACTGGCTGGAGGAAAAAGTAAAAGAGAAAAAGGCCCGGAAACAATAA
- a CDS encoding alpha/beta fold hydrolase: protein MDYKRIRGVVISTLLSLLLFSNSYAQSPKIPPVYVLVHGAWHGGWCWQRVSGMLRGNGATVYTPTLSGLGEHRNTVSPVVNLETHITDIVNLIEMEDLHDVILVGHSYAGAVITGVADRIPQRLRKLVFLDPVLVESGQSVLSAINAPSVTSYVTESAAKNGGLTISSWPVSVFGIKDTADARWVGQRLTGQPFRTFTQKLTLVHPFGNHLPLIFIACTAEINPAFAHFARSAKNDKKWKYFELVTGHDAMMTAPKETATLIESFAD from the coding sequence ATGGACTACAAAAGAATAAGAGGGGTAGTTATATCTACGCTATTATCTCTACTGCTATTCAGTAACAGTTATGCACAATCCCCCAAGATACCACCAGTGTATGTACTGGTACACGGTGCATGGCATGGCGGATGGTGCTGGCAGCGGGTCAGCGGTATGCTGCGTGGAAACGGTGCTACGGTATATACGCCTACACTCAGCGGACTTGGGGAACACCGGAATACAGTAAGCCCTGTCGTGAATCTTGAAACACATATTACAGACATCGTGAACCTAATAGAGATGGAAGACCTGCACGATGTGATATTGGTAGGTCACAGTTATGCCGGCGCAGTGATAACAGGTGTGGCAGATCGGATACCGCAAAGGCTGCGTAAACTGGTGTTCCTGGATCCGGTATTGGTGGAAAGTGGTCAGAGTGTGCTATCCGCTATTAATGCGCCATCGGTAACATCATATGTCACAGAATCAGCAGCGAAAAATGGTGGGTTAACCATTTCGTCGTGGCCCGTATCCGTATTCGGTATAAAAGATACTGCAGATGCCCGCTGGGTAGGACAAAGGCTTACCGGGCAACCATTCCGGACCTTTACCCAAAAGCTGACTTTAGTTCATCCATTCGGTAATCACCTGCCATTGATTTTTATCGCCTGTACAGCGGAGATTAATCCTGCGTTTGCACATTTTGCGAGGAGTGCTAAAAATGATAAGAAATGGAAATATTTTGAATTGGTAACAGGGCATGATGCGATGATGACAGCTCCAAAAGAAACCGCTACACTCATTGAATCCTTCGCCGATTAA
- the ureC gene encoding urease subunit alpha has translation MSENKENRKKGGSWNRREWIKIVGVTTAGLTVLGLNKAFAQNSNEVRFENGNLYIKREKYASLFGPTTGDKMRLADTELFIEIEKDYQVYGEENKFGGGKTVRDGMGQATSALDKDVLDLCILGATIIDHWGIVKADIGVKDGKIKAIGKAGNPDTQDGVTPGMIIGPGTEVHGGWGYIVTPGGIDTHIHFICPEIIDTALYSGLTTLIGGGTGPNDGTNATTVTAGKFFMEKMLQASEELPINVGFFGKGNVSNEEAQAEMIRAGALGMKVHEDWGATPSTIDMALRVADKYDTQVAIHTDTLNEAGYLEDTINAINGRVIHTFHTEGAGGGHAPDIIQIAMYPNILPSSTNPTKPYTFNTVAEHVDMLMVCHHLSPEIKEDVAFADSRIRPSTIAAEDVLHDLGVISMMSSDSQAMGRVGEVITRTWQTAHKMKIQRGALPEDNKHGNDNFRVKRYMAKYTINPAKSHGIDEYVGSIEPGKIADLVIWRPEFFGIKPEMIYKSGMIVASKMGDPNASIPTPQPVLYRKMYGAYGAATAQTSYNFVSKISIESGNIGKLGLKKKSLPVKGCRTVGKKDMVHNNAMPKLEVDPETYVVKVDGKVATCEPLKVLPLAQRYLLF, from the coding sequence ATGTCTGAGAATAAAGAGAATAGAAAAAAAGGTGGGAGCTGGAACAGAAGAGAATGGATAAAAATCGTGGGAGTTACCACCGCCGGCTTAACGGTACTGGGCCTAAACAAGGCCTTCGCTCAGAATAGCAACGAAGTAAGATTTGAGAACGGTAACCTATATATAAAACGCGAGAAATATGCTTCCCTCTTCGGTCCTACTACCGGCGATAAAATGCGCCTGGCCGATACGGAGCTGTTTATTGAGATAGAAAAAGATTACCAGGTTTACGGCGAGGAAAATAAATTCGGCGGCGGTAAAACCGTGCGGGATGGTATGGGACAGGCCACTTCCGCGCTGGACAAAGATGTGCTGGACCTTTGTATTCTCGGCGCCACCATCATCGATCACTGGGGAATCGTGAAAGCGGATATCGGTGTTAAAGACGGTAAAATAAAAGCCATCGGTAAAGCTGGTAATCCTGATACACAGGACGGCGTTACACCGGGCATGATCATCGGTCCGGGTACAGAAGTACATGGCGGCTGGGGCTACATCGTTACACCTGGTGGCATCGATACCCACATCCACTTTATCTGTCCTGAAATCATCGACACGGCGCTATACAGTGGGCTGACTACCCTGATTGGCGGTGGTACCGGTCCAAACGATGGCACCAACGCTACTACTGTTACCGCCGGTAAATTCTTCATGGAAAAGATGCTACAGGCATCAGAGGAACTGCCTATCAACGTGGGCTTCTTTGGCAAGGGTAACGTATCCAACGAAGAAGCGCAGGCCGAAATGATCAGAGCCGGTGCTTTAGGTATGAAAGTCCATGAAGATTGGGGCGCCACGCCATCTACCATCGACATGGCGCTGCGGGTAGCCGACAAATACGATACTCAGGTAGCCATTCACACCGATACCTTAAACGAAGCAGGTTATCTCGAAGATACCATCAATGCCATCAACGGCCGGGTGATACACACCTTCCATACAGAAGGTGCTGGCGGCGGGCACGCACCGGATATTATCCAGATTGCGATGTATCCCAACATCCTGCCTTCTTCCACCAATCCTACCAAGCCCTATACCTTTAATACCGTTGCCGAACACGTGGACATGCTGATGGTGTGTCATCACCTGAGCCCTGAGATCAAGGAAGATGTTGCGTTTGCCGATTCCCGTATTCGCCCTTCCACCATCGCGGCGGAAGACGTTCTACACGATCTGGGCGTCATCAGTATGATGAGCTCCGACTCTCAGGCAATGGGCCGCGTTGGGGAGGTGATTACCCGTACCTGGCAGACTGCCCATAAAATGAAAATACAGCGGGGCGCCTTACCGGAAGACAACAAACACGGCAACGATAATTTCCGGGTAAAAAGATACATGGCCAAATACACCATCAATCCGGCGAAATCGCACGGTATCGATGAATATGTAGGTTCTATCGAGCCGGGCAAGATTGCCGATCTCGTTATCTGGAGACCGGAATTCTTCGGGATAAAACCTGAGATGATTTACAAATCAGGTATGATTGTAGCCTCAAAAATGGGTGATCCCAACGCGTCTATTCCAACACCACAACCTGTGCTCTACCGGAAAATGTACGGCGCTTATGGCGCAGCAACCGCACAGACCAGCTACAACTTCGTTTCCAAAATATCCATAGAATCCGGCAACATCGGGAAGCTGGGACTGAAAAAGAAATCGCTGCCGGTAAAAGGATGCAGAACCGTAGGTAAGAAAGACATGGTACACAACAATGCCATGCCTAAACTGGAAGTGGATCCGGAAACATATGTAGTAAAAGTAGACGGCAAAGTGGCCACCTGCGAGCCTTTGAAAGTGCTCCCGCTGGCACAGCGTTACCTGTTGTTTTAA
- a CDS encoding urease accessory protein UreE encodes MIIIEAVLNNPVTGNRSRDVFEIEWYETTKTIIRRPTLSGMEIVIRKHNRVPLADGDILWMDDERYIELVIKPCECIVFTPKTLREMGIICFEIGNKHIPIYIDEEDSISVAYESPLYMQLQRAGYAPRIEERKLLQTHMLRAHGHGNNNANNY; translated from the coding sequence ATGATCATTATTGAAGCAGTGTTGAATAATCCGGTTACCGGAAACAGATCAAGAGACGTTTTTGAGATTGAATGGTACGAGACGACCAAAACAATTATCAGGCGCCCTACCCTGTCGGGAATGGAAATAGTGATCAGAAAACACAACCGGGTTCCGCTGGCCGACGGCGATATTTTGTGGATGGACGATGAAAGATACATTGAGCTGGTGATAAAGCCCTGTGAGTGTATTGTGTTTACACCGAAGACACTCAGGGAAATGGGGATTATTTGTTTTGAGATCGGTAACAAACATATTCCCATTTACATCGATGAGGAGGATAGCATCAGTGTAGCGTACGAATCGCCTTTATACATGCAGCTGCAGCGGGCAGGTTATGCCCCCCGCATTGAAGAACGCAAATTATTGCAGACACATATGCTGCGGGCGCATGGCCATGGTAATAACAACGCAAATAACTACTAA
- the nikR gene encoding nickel-responsive transcriptional regulator NikR: MKVVRFGVSIEKNVLQLLDNYIEDNQFPNRSQAIRHLIQRIEVEKQWQSDEVVGGSITLLFDHHKRDLLDKITDIQHDYHHLILCSQHIHLDHDNCMEIIAVKGKATLLKQLANALTAVKGIIHGELSMTKIN; the protein is encoded by the coding sequence ATGAAAGTTGTAAGATTTGGTGTCTCCATAGAGAAAAATGTATTGCAGTTATTGGATAATTATATTGAAGACAACCAGTTTCCCAACCGGTCGCAGGCCATCCGCCATCTCATCCAGCGGATAGAAGTCGAAAAACAATGGCAGTCAGATGAAGTAGTAGGTGGCTCTATTACCTTGCTGTTTGATCATCATAAGAGAGACCTGCTGGACAAGATCACAGATATCCAGCATGATTATCATCATTTGATCCTTTGTTCCCAGCACATTCACCTGGACCACGACAACTGTATGGAAATTATTGCCGTCAAAGGAAAGGCCACCCTGTTAAAACAGCTGGCCAATGCATTGACGGCGGTAAAAGGCATTATACATGGAGAGTTATCTATGACGAAGATTAATTAA
- a CDS encoding urease accessory protein UreD: MINRDNSLTSRVDISCKREGAKTLLVNSYFDIPYKVVHYGSKRLQDHLEVMMMCYSPGVMDGDALQVSVHCPEHVEMKLFTQSFNKVHPMKKGASQAMHVKVDEHAILQYLPQPTIPFKNAIFDMDNLIEVAANGHLIWGDIISGGRIHSGERFEFSKLHSRTKVYSGGKLVFFDNQLMAPRKQPLERMLFFEGHTHQGTLLIVSEYAKAFKEELDEVLTEQFVDMRYGFTMSGPNTLLIRALGESGDAMHEWLSNIGDMCWSFIRHHTADMEPVKTPAKVTASKQTLKKKATPATKRQPAKKVAAKKAVAKL; this comes from the coding sequence ATGATAAATAGGGATAATTCACTGACAAGCAGGGTTGACATTAGCTGCAAGCGGGAGGGGGCCAAAACCCTGCTGGTGAACAGTTATTTTGATATTCCCTATAAAGTGGTACACTATGGTTCCAAGCGCCTGCAGGATCACCTGGAGGTGATGATGATGTGTTACTCTCCCGGCGTCATGGATGGCGACGCGCTGCAGGTAAGCGTGCATTGCCCGGAACACGTGGAAATGAAGCTGTTTACCCAATCTTTCAATAAGGTACACCCCATGAAAAAGGGGGCTTCCCAGGCGATGCATGTGAAAGTAGATGAACATGCGATCTTACAATATCTGCCTCAGCCCACCATCCCGTTCAAAAACGCCATTTTCGATATGGACAACCTGATAGAGGTGGCGGCAAACGGACACCTGATATGGGGAGATATCATCAGTGGTGGCCGTATCCACTCCGGCGAGCGGTTTGAGTTTTCGAAACTGCATAGCCGGACAAAAGTCTACAGTGGCGGAAAACTGGTGTTCTTTGACAACCAGTTAATGGCGCCGCGTAAACAGCCACTGGAACGTATGTTATTCTTTGAAGGACATACCCATCAGGGGACCTTACTGATCGTTTCTGAATATGCGAAGGCATTTAAGGAGGAGCTGGATGAAGTGCTGACGGAGCAATTTGTGGACATGCGTTACGGGTTTACCATGAGTGGGCCCAACACGCTGCTGATCAGGGCCCTGGGAGAAAGCGGCGATGCCATGCACGAGTGGCTGTCCAACATCGGTGATATGTGCTGGAGTTTCATCCGCCATCATACTGCCGATATGGAGCCTGTGAAGACGCCCGCAAAAGTTACTGCCAGCAAACAGACTTTGAAGAAGAAAGCAACACCTGCTACCAAAAGGCAGCCAGCCAAAAAGGTGGCCGCCAAAAAAGCGGTTGCCAAATTGTAG
- the ureG gene encoding urease accessory protein UreG, which yields MTKYVKVGVAGPVGSGKTALIEALTRAMSDDYSICVVTNDIYTKEDAQFMIKNSKLPAERIRGVETGGCPHTAIREDASMNLEAVEELVKLHPDTELVFIESGGDNLAATFSPDLADVTIFVIDVAEGEKIPRKGGPGITRSDLLLINKIDLAPYVGASLEVMERDAKKMRGDKPFLKTNIREKQGLSDVIAWIKKYALLEA from the coding sequence ATGACGAAATATGTAAAAGTAGGTGTGGCCGGCCCTGTAGGGTCCGGGAAGACAGCCCTGATAGAAGCGCTTACCAGAGCGATGAGTGATGACTACAGCATCTGTGTAGTTACGAATGATATCTACACCAAAGAGGATGCGCAGTTCATGATTAAAAATTCCAAGCTTCCTGCGGAAAGAATCCGTGGTGTTGAAACAGGCGGATGTCCGCATACAGCTATCCGGGAAGACGCCTCTATGAACCTGGAAGCCGTAGAGGAGCTGGTAAAACTTCATCCGGATACAGAACTTGTATTTATAGAAAGCGGTGGTGATAACCTGGCGGCTACCTTCAGCCCTGACCTGGCAGATGTAACCATCTTCGTGATAGACGTGGCAGAAGGCGAGAAAATACCCCGTAAAGGAGGCCCTGGTATTACCAGGTCCGACTTACTGCTGATCAACAAAATAGATCTGGCACCGTATGTAGGCGCCAGTCTGGAGGTAATGGAAAGAGACGCTAAAAAAATGCGGGGCGACAAGCCATTCCTTAAAACCAATATCCGGGAAAAACAAGGACTGAGCGATGTGATCGCCTGGATCAAAAAATACGCATTATTAGAAGCATAA
- a CDS encoding winged helix-turn-helix transcriptional regulator, translating to MASNIKTSSSNAHNRQLLADAHDVNDILRTISARWKMEILCSITLGVNQFNRLKEKFPSLSDQILGKRLSEMVSEGLVLKEHIAGTVPPQTIYKHTEKATELIVILKQLHLWGQKKRDK from the coding sequence ATGGCCAGCAACATTAAAACGAGTTCATCAAACGCGCATAATCGTCAGCTATTGGCCGACGCTCATGACGTGAATGATATTTTAAGAACGATCAGTGCCCGATGGAAAATGGAGATCCTCTGCAGTATAACCCTGGGAGTAAATCAGTTCAATCGTCTGAAAGAAAAGTTTCCCTCTTTATCTGATCAGATATTGGGTAAACGATTATCGGAAATGGTGAGTGAAGGATTAGTGCTGAAAGAGCATATCGCCGGAACGGTGCCACCACAAACTATTTACAAACACACCGAAAAGGCAACGGAACTGATTGTAATATTAAAGCAGCTACATTTATGGGGACAAAAGAAGCGGGATAAGTAA
- a CDS encoding urease accessory protein UreF, protein MQKLLTLLQVNDSMFPIGSFTHSYGLESYVNAGIVHDNSSAAEYARTMLEHSIYYNDAAFLYRTITLPAGKKRWEQLTELDILVTALKAPYEIRDASKKLAIRFLKLVNELKVYPVCKKYAEAIQSGELHGHYAIAFGLYVKAAGISTEDALSAFYYNTLNGIITNCAKTVPISQTVGQKILFELQPVITKLVSKQKDMDEQQLGLCCIGQEIKCMQHEKLYTRIYIS, encoded by the coding sequence ATGCAGAAACTATTAACACTGTTACAGGTTAATGACTCCATGTTCCCCATAGGAAGCTTTACGCATTCCTATGGGCTGGAGTCTTATGTGAATGCCGGCATTGTGCATGATAACAGTTCAGCTGCCGAGTATGCCAGAACGATGCTCGAGCACAGTATCTATTACAACGACGCTGCTTTCCTTTACAGGACCATCACCTTACCTGCAGGAAAAAAAAGGTGGGAGCAACTGACGGAACTGGACATACTGGTGACCGCCCTGAAGGCACCCTATGAGATCAGAGATGCCAGTAAAAAACTGGCGATCCGGTTCCTGAAACTGGTGAATGAGCTGAAGGTATATCCTGTTTGCAAGAAGTACGCGGAAGCCATACAAAGCGGGGAACTGCACGGGCATTACGCCATCGCCTTCGGGTTATATGTGAAGGCCGCTGGCATCAGTACAGAAGATGCCCTCAGCGCCTTTTACTATAACACGCTGAATGGTATTATCACCAACTGCGCGAAGACAGTACCTATCAGTCAGACTGTCGGGCAGAAAATACTGTTTGAACTACAACCGGTGATTACGAAGCTGGTCAGCAAACAAAAGGATATGGACGAGCAGCAGTTGGGATTATGTTGTATAGGACAGGAGATAAAGTGTATGCAGCATGAAAAACTGTATACCCGTATTTACATCTCCTGA
- a CDS encoding class I lanthipeptide produces the protein MKKKIAKKLSLKKINIAALTPASQQHVNGGIDLGITVYVKSCIVYCDTDIETRMIKCFVTVDPRCALSRVLNNC, from the coding sequence ATGAAAAAGAAAATTGCCAAAAAACTATCGCTTAAGAAAATCAACATTGCCGCTTTAACACCCGCCAGCCAACAGCATGTGAATGGCGGCATAGATCTGGGAATCACTGTTTATGTCAAGAGTTGTATTGTATACTGCGATACTGATATTGAAACCAGGATGATTAAATGTTTTGTTACAGTTGACCCCAGATGTGCCCTTTCCCGTGTACTTAATAATTGTTAA
- a CDS encoding hydrogenase maturation nickel metallochaperone HypA/HybF: MHEVPIVRDIFNTLQENHPEKFDRITKVQVEAGLLCNVQPILIQNAFEALIRDEPQLAHIDLEVVLLPIVAHCDTCDQHFTVIRHRFVCACGTPSRKIVQGEELRISKVEFLN, translated from the coding sequence ATGCATGAAGTGCCGATAGTCAGAGATATTTTCAATACGCTTCAGGAAAACCATCCGGAGAAGTTCGACCGCATCACCAAGGTGCAGGTAGAAGCAGGGCTGTTATGTAATGTACAACCCATCCTGATCCAGAATGCCTTTGAAGCATTGATACGTGATGAGCCGCAGCTGGCTCATATAGACCTGGAAGTCGTGTTGTTGCCGATTGTGGCACACTGCGACACCTGTGACCAACACTTCACCGTGATCCGGCACAGGTTTGTATGCGCATGTGGCACACCTTCCAGAAAAATTGTGCAGGGCGAAGAACTGCGCATCAGCAAAGTTGAATTTCTAAACTAA
- a CDS encoding OprO/OprP family phosphate-selective porin has translation MKMKLVLTVSFVCLSGYLFAQTAPVPASDTTKEVSAPLIKKRPEALQNVHMNFLLRSSLEIPDGDKQSAMRLNEARIEVLGTILPDLDFRIRYRLNRSQVQRDLDNAPASLDIASVNYKFGNGKKWSVNVGKQAAYVGNWEFETNPTYEYQYSEFVNFQTNLFLMGVRLGYQVNKNHGFFLQLHNTYNNAFNTTYTNAGYAADGLKGSKTPMGVYASWLGKMFDQKLHTFWSYDIAQYASGKTNHAVALGNKVVLNKLKGYLDLQWAAMAVDYVNIASPSVNKYQQRLHPDFTPAFARDINYKGAVLRLDYEFVPGWFITTKGIFESASQTKNSAAPGKNFRQNIGLLAGLEYKPIASQNMKLFGYYYNNQVKYRNVIADANAHQRSSLFAVGVLYLVNAF, from the coding sequence ATGAAAATGAAACTCGTTCTGACTGTAAGCTTTGTTTGTTTATCTGGTTACCTGTTTGCTCAGACAGCACCGGTACCTGCCAGCGATACGACCAAAGAAGTATCTGCTCCTTTAATAAAAAAGAGGCCGGAAGCACTGCAAAATGTTCATATGAATTTTTTGCTGCGTAGTTCCCTGGAGATTCCGGACGGAGACAAACAATCGGCTATGCGCCTCAATGAGGCCCGCATTGAAGTATTAGGTACCATCTTGCCGGACCTGGATTTCCGGATCCGCTACCGGCTCAACAGATCGCAGGTACAAAGAGATCTGGACAACGCGCCTGCTTCTTTAGACATCGCATCTGTCAACTATAAATTCGGGAACGGGAAAAAGTGGTCCGTCAATGTGGGGAAACAAGCCGCCTATGTAGGGAACTGGGAGTTTGAAACCAACCCTACCTACGAGTATCAGTACTCAGAGTTTGTGAACTTCCAGACCAATTTATTCCTGATGGGTGTACGGCTGGGATACCAGGTAAACAAAAACCATGGCTTCTTCCTGCAGCTGCACAATACCTACAATAATGCCTTCAATACCACCTATACCAATGCCGGTTATGCTGCTGATGGCCTGAAGGGATCCAAAACACCCATGGGCGTATATGCGAGCTGGTTAGGTAAAATGTTTGACCAAAAGCTCCATACCTTCTGGAGTTACGATATTGCACAGTATGCGTCTGGCAAAACCAATCATGCCGTGGCATTGGGTAATAAGGTGGTGCTGAACAAACTGAAAGGTTATCTGGACCTGCAATGGGCCGCTATGGCGGTAGATTATGTCAACATAGCATCTCCTTCCGTCAACAAGTACCAGCAACGGCTCCATCCCGATTTCACACCGGCATTTGCCAGGGACATCAATTATAAAGGCGCCGTTTTAAGACTGGACTATGAATTTGTTCCGGGATGGTTTATTACGACCAAAGGTATTTTCGAATCTGCCAGTCAGACGAAAAATAGTGCTGCGCCGGGAAAGAACTTCCGGCAGAATATTGGTCTGCTTGCAGGATTGGAATATAAACCTATTGCCAGTCAGAACATGAAGTTGTTTGGTTATTACTATAACAACCAGGTGAAGTACCGCAACGTGATCGCCGATGCCAATGCGCACCAGCGTTCCAGCCTGTTTGCCGTTGGTGTGCTGTACCTGGTCAATGCATTCTAA